A single Bacillus sp. HMF5848 DNA region contains:
- the metH gene encoding methionine synthase, with product MGTMIQDANLTADDFGGEEYEGCNEYLTLTRPDVIRHIHDTYLEAGADIIETNTFGATSLVLSEYNLQHLALELNIEAAKIAKQATAAFTDKPRFVAGSMGPTTKTLSVTGGATFDELVATYEEQARGLILGGADLLLLETSQDMLNVKAGYLGILQAFEATNTELPLIVSGTIEPMGTTLAGQSIEAFYISLQHMKPLAVGLNCATGPEFMTDHLRSLSELATTAVSCYPNAGLPDEEGHYHESPDSLAKKISDFAQRGWLNIVGGCCGTTPAHIAALVEAVKDMKPRQVPNSVPNHTASGIEPLVYDDSMRPLFVGERTNVIGSRKFKRLIAEGQFEEASEIARAQVKNGAHVIDICLADPDRDERADVRNFLHHVVKKIKVPLVIDSTDEQVIEDALKFSQGKAIINSINLEDGEERFEAVLPLVKKYGAAVVVGTIDETGMAVTAERKLEVAKRSHDLLVHKYGLAPEDIIFDPLVFPVGTGDEQYIGSANATVEGIKLIKEALPHCLTILGISNVSFGLPPVGREVLNAVYLYHCTQAGLDYAIVNTEKLERYASIPAEEIAMAEALLFNTTDESLATFTNFYRGKKKEVKIPTTDMPLADRLANYIIEGTKEGLLPDLELALQEYATPLEIINGPLMAGMAEVGRLFNDNQLIVAEVLQSAEVMKAAVAFLEPHMEKKDDSNKGKVLLATVKGDVHDIGKNLVDIILSNNGFKVVDLGIKVTPSVLIEAVQKEQPDIIGLSGLLVKSAQQMVITAQDLRDAGISAPMLVGGAALSRKFTDGKISPEYGGPVLYAKDAMDGLALANRLQNPAEREKLVQEKKPVRQEAAVVVAERPVQRSNVSRDVPIYVPADTKRHILRDWKVDHILPYVNMQMLLGHHLGLKGKVEQLLAQGDDKAHMLKDVIDTLPKDFLQPSAVYQFFPAKADGDSVIVYDPEDTSRVLETFTFPRQAKGSYLCLADYLKTDEIDYVGFLTVTAGKGVRDIATEMKNAGQFLQSHAIQAFALELAEGLAERVHQLMRDKWGFPDSADFSMAARFAAKYQGQRFSFGYPACPNLEDQEKLFRLLKPEDIGVELTDGFMMEPEASVSAIVFAHPEARYFNVL from the coding sequence ATGGGCACGATGATTCAAGACGCCAACCTCACTGCCGATGATTTCGGCGGCGAGGAGTACGAAGGCTGTAACGAGTACTTAACGCTGACGAGACCTGATGTCATCCGCCACATTCATGACACCTACCTCGAGGCCGGTGCCGATATCATTGAAACAAACACGTTTGGCGCGACGAGCCTCGTGTTATCTGAGTACAACCTGCAGCACCTTGCGCTTGAGCTCAACATCGAAGCGGCGAAAATTGCGAAGCAAGCAACAGCGGCGTTCACCGACAAACCGCGTTTTGTCGCGGGCTCAATGGGTCCAACGACAAAGACACTATCTGTCACTGGTGGCGCGACGTTCGATGAACTCGTGGCCACATACGAAGAGCAGGCGCGCGGCCTTATTCTTGGTGGTGCGGATCTTCTTCTGCTTGAAACGAGCCAAGACATGCTGAACGTCAAAGCTGGCTATCTCGGGATTCTACAAGCGTTCGAAGCGACAAATACCGAGCTACCGCTCATCGTCTCTGGCACGATTGAACCGATGGGCACGACGCTTGCCGGCCAAAGCATCGAGGCATTTTACATTTCGCTGCAGCACATGAAGCCACTTGCCGTCGGCCTCAACTGCGCGACCGGGCCGGAGTTTATGACCGACCACCTCCGTTCACTATCCGAGCTCGCGACAACAGCGGTCAGCTGTTACCCGAATGCCGGTCTTCCTGATGAAGAAGGCCATTACCATGAATCACCTGATTCTTTAGCAAAAAAAATTAGTGACTTCGCTCAACGAGGTTGGTTGAATATCGTCGGCGGCTGTTGCGGCACGACCCCTGCCCACATCGCTGCGCTCGTGGAAGCAGTCAAGGATATGAAACCGCGGCAGGTCCCGAACTCAGTTCCGAACCATACAGCCTCTGGCATTGAACCGCTCGTATATGATGACAGCATGCGACCACTATTCGTCGGCGAACGAACGAATGTCATTGGCTCGCGGAAATTCAAACGCTTGATCGCGGAGGGGCAGTTCGAGGAGGCATCTGAAATTGCTCGGGCGCAAGTAAAGAACGGCGCGCATGTCATAGATATTTGCTTAGCAGACCCCGACCGCGATGAGCGGGCCGATGTGAGGAATTTTTTACATCATGTCGTAAAAAAAATAAAAGTACCACTCGTAATTGATTCAACGGACGAACAAGTGATTGAGGATGCCCTGAAATTTTCACAAGGAAAAGCCATCATCAACTCGATTAACCTCGAAGACGGGGAGGAACGATTTGAAGCAGTTTTGCCGCTTGTGAAAAAGTATGGAGCCGCCGTTGTCGTCGGGACAATTGATGAAACCGGGATGGCGGTGACAGCGGAACGAAAGCTTGAGGTCGCGAAACGGTCCCACGATTTACTCGTCCATAAATACGGGCTCGCGCCAGAGGATATTATTTTCGATCCACTCGTGTTCCCTGTTGGCACAGGTGACGAGCAGTATATAGGGTCCGCGAACGCAACGGTTGAGGGCATCAAGTTAATCAAAGAAGCTCTCCCCCACTGCTTAACGATACTTGGGATTAGTAACGTGTCATTTGGGCTACCACCGGTTGGACGTGAAGTGCTGAACGCGGTGTATTTGTATCACTGCACGCAGGCAGGACTTGATTACGCGATTGTGAACACGGAAAAGTTAGAGCGCTACGCGTCGATTCCAGCAGAAGAAATCGCGATGGCAGAAGCGTTGCTTTTTAACACAACAGACGAATCACTGGCCACGTTCACGAACTTTTACCGCGGCAAGAAAAAGGAAGTCAAAATTCCAACAACCGACATGCCGCTCGCTGATAGACTAGCAAACTATATAATAGAAGGAACGAAAGAAGGCTTGCTGCCAGATTTAGAGCTTGCGTTACAAGAGTACGCGACGCCGCTCGAAATCATCAATGGGCCTTTGATGGCTGGGATGGCGGAGGTCGGGCGATTGTTCAACGACAACCAGCTTATTGTTGCAGAGGTGCTGCAAAGTGCGGAGGTCATGAAGGCAGCTGTTGCATTCCTAGAACCACACATGGAAAAGAAGGATGATAGCAACAAAGGTAAAGTCCTGCTTGCGACCGTAAAAGGCGATGTACATGACATCGGCAAAAATTTAGTCGATATCATTTTAAGCAATAACGGTTTTAAAGTCGTAGACCTTGGGATTAAAGTGACACCATCAGTCCTTATCGAAGCTGTTCAAAAGGAACAGCCAGATATTATAGGGTTATCAGGATTACTCGTGAAATCCGCGCAGCAAATGGTGATTACAGCCCAGGACTTGCGTGACGCAGGCATCTCTGCACCGATGCTCGTTGGCGGGGCTGCACTGTCACGTAAATTTACTGATGGGAAAATATCACCGGAGTACGGTGGACCTGTGCTATATGCGAAGGATGCGATGGATGGGTTGGCGCTCGCGAATAGGTTGCAAAATCCTGCCGAACGAGAAAAGTTGGTTCAGGAGAAGAAACCTGTTCGTCAAGAGGCTGCTGTAGTTGTGGCTGAGCGACCAGTACAACGTTCGAACGTTTCACGTGACGTGCCAATCTACGTGCCCGCCGATACGAAGCGACACATATTGCGCGACTGGAAGGTTGACCATATTTTACCGTACGTAAACATGCAAATGTTACTGGGCCACCACTTAGGACTAAAAGGAAAAGTGGAGCAGCTACTTGCCCAAGGCGATGATAAGGCACACATGTTAAAGGATGTCATCGACACGTTACCAAAGGACTTTTTACAGCCGAGTGCTGTATATCAATTTTTCCCGGCAAAAGCAGATGGGGATTCTGTCATAGTGTATGACCCTGAGGATACTTCGCGGGTTCTCGAAACGTTCACCTTCCCGCGTCAAGCGAAAGGATCGTATCTCTGTCTAGCGGACTACTTAAAAACGGATGAGATAGATTACGTCGGATTTTTAACGGTCACCGCTGGGAAAGGTGTACGCGACATCGCGACAGAGATGAAAAATGCCGGCCAGTTTTTACAAAGTCACGCCATTCAAGCTTTTGCGTTAGAATTAGCGGAAGGTCTCGCGGAACGCGTGCATCAGCTTATGCGTGACAAGTGGGGCTTTCCTGACTCAGCTGACTTTTCGATGGCGGCACGATTCGCAGCGAAGTACCAAGGGCAACGCTTTTCATTCGGCTACCCAGCGTGTCCAAATCTAGAGGACCAAGAAAAGCTGTTCCGCTTGCTTAAACCTGAAGACATCGGCGTCGAACTGACAGACGGATTCATGATGGAACCAGAAGCGTCTGTTTCGGCAATCGTCTTCGCCCATCCGGAAGCAAGATATTTTAACGTATTATAA
- a CDS encoding helix-turn-helix domain-containing protein, with amino-acid sequence MIGDRIKAYRIEKDMSLSELSQRAGIAKSYLSSIERNIQSNPSVQLLEKLANELDVTVHDLIGGNPHKLDEEWYSLLKSAIQRGITKENFREYINRKRSYS; translated from the coding sequence ATGATAGGAGACCGTATAAAAGCTTACAGAATTGAAAAAGATATGTCACTTAGCGAGCTGTCACAGCGAGCTGGCATTGCAAAATCGTATTTAAGCTCGATTGAGCGAAATATCCAAAGTAATCCCTCTGTACAATTGCTTGAAAAATTGGCCAATGAGCTAGATGTCACCGTGCATGATTTAATTGGGGGTAATCCGCACAAGCTTGATGAAGAGTGGTACTCTCTACTAAAATCAGCGATTCAACGAGGTATTACGAAGGAAAATTTTCGCGAGTATATTAATAGAAAACGTTCATATAGTTAA
- a CDS encoding nuclease-related domain-containing protein, translating to MKYRRKPVELECEEALLLFAPENKLSSLLASVKKRASGYKGEREFDYHLGLVDCNEFRIIQDVRLIHHSQVFQIDTMIFTPKFVAIIDVKNNGRVIDLDGERDQVYSDDEKLSNHIAQARRHKILLQRWLAERGFRDYPVEFFVVYSNPKVILQISPKYEKHFSRFLLIENFPFKFNELCDEYAKCAAFEGYVVAAKQVLAGHRPKQMDVLRTWGVTKEDLVYRGVQCSECNRFGMLRLKGMWQCPNCKHISKHAHEPMIRAYLIVVDEQISVSECCKVLGIGSRFTARRLLLHIGLISIGSGRGGTYKLPKR from the coding sequence ATGAAATATCGTCGTAAGCCGGTCGAGCTGGAGTGTGAGGAGGCGCTACTGTTGTTTGCGCCGGAAAATAAGCTGAGTTCGCTTTTGGCTAGTGTGAAAAAGAGAGCTAGTGGGTATAAAGGTGAGCGGGAGTTTGACTATCATCTAGGATTAGTGGATTGTAACGAGTTTCGTATTATTCAAGATGTAAGATTAATTCACCACTCGCAAGTGTTTCAAATTGATACAATGATTTTTACACCAAAGTTTGTGGCGATTATAGATGTGAAAAACAATGGACGCGTGATTGACCTGGATGGTGAGCGAGACCAAGTGTACTCTGATGATGAGAAACTGTCGAATCATATAGCTCAAGCTCGGCGGCATAAAATACTGTTGCAGCGCTGGCTAGCAGAGCGTGGGTTTCGCGATTATCCTGTTGAGTTTTTTGTTGTGTATAGCAATCCAAAAGTAATTCTTCAAATTTCCCCGAAGTATGAAAAGCATTTCTCAAGATTTCTTCTCATTGAAAATTTTCCTTTTAAGTTTAATGAATTGTGTGATGAATATGCAAAGTGTGCAGCTTTTGAGGGGTATGTGGTAGCTGCGAAGCAAGTGTTAGCTGGGCATCGTCCGAAGCAAATGGATGTGCTGCGGACCTGGGGTGTGACGAAGGAGGATTTGGTGTATCGTGGGGTGCAGTGTAGTGAGTGTAATCGATTTGGCATGTTGAGGTTAAAGGGGATGTGGCAATGTCCAAATTGTAAGCATATATCAAAGCATGCACATGAACCTATGATTAGAGCGTATTTGATAGTGGTGGATGAGCAAATAAGTGTGTCGGAGTGTTGTAAGGTGTTGGGGATTGGATCACGCTTTACGGCTAGAAGATTGCTATTACATATAGGTCTTATTTCAATTGGGAGTGGAAGAGGTGGAACATATAAACTGCCTAAGAGATAA
- a CDS encoding anti-repressor SinI family protein codes for MDSTMTVKDYQEWVELILEAKRLGLSLEEIQMFLQEQSSTISSIV; via the coding sequence ATGGACAGCACGATGACTGTAAAAGATTATCAAGAATGGGTCGAATTGATTCTCGAGGCGAAAAGACTGGGATTGAGTTTGGAAGAGATACAAATGTTTTTACAGGAGCAATCATCTACTATATCATCTATCGTATAA
- a CDS encoding class D sortase, with the protein MKVLAYACVVIGLAVMLFPLGKTVYSTHQQEKLMQSFDVMMKESSALENYKDLNQTFLSQQAEPTMTEVALPTSEQTEQKKQDKKPTIDTNLLLGTISIPSINLKLPILEGTTEQNLLFAAGHLTGTASIGSKGNAALAGHRNFKYGSMFNRLDEVKVGDSITVQTKTNTFTYIVDQNKVVLPDDTSVLYPQGDQSILTLITCTPIKTATHRLIVQAKLKEE; encoded by the coding sequence ATGAAAGTGTTAGCTTATGCATGTGTCGTCATTGGTTTAGCTGTCATGTTATTCCCATTAGGTAAAACCGTGTATAGCACACACCAGCAGGAAAAATTAATGCAAAGCTTTGATGTGATGATGAAGGAGTCTAGCGCTCTCGAAAATTATAAAGACTTAAATCAAACTTTTTTATCGCAACAAGCAGAGCCTACTATGACAGAAGTAGCACTGCCAACATCTGAACAAACCGAACAAAAAAAACAGGACAAAAAACCAACGATTGATACGAATCTTTTACTAGGGACCATTTCTATTCCGTCAATAAATTTAAAACTTCCTATTTTAGAAGGTACTACAGAGCAAAATCTATTATTTGCTGCCGGGCATCTAACTGGTACAGCATCAATCGGCTCAAAAGGGAACGCAGCCTTGGCTGGACATAGAAACTTCAAATACGGAAGCATGTTTAATCGCCTCGATGAAGTAAAGGTTGGCGATTCAATCACTGTTCAAACGAAAACAAATACGTTTACATACATAGTGGATCAAAATAAAGTTGTTCTTCCTGACGATACGTCCGTACTGTATCCGCAGGGCGACCAGTCTATTTTAACGTTAATTACATGTACACCGATTAAGACGGCAACACATCGACTCATTGTGCAAGCAAAATTAAAGGAGGAGTGA
- a CDS encoding S8 family peptidase gives MRSLLVMLLTISVVIYPGSAFSAEEELINIAILDTGISQHDDLTIQEGVSFLEVEPTYNDKNGHGTHIAGIIHTIAPNTALYPVKVLDKDKKGKVSFLIKGIEWAIENEMDIVSISLTTSQNSEKLQDAIQKAAAAGIVLVAAVGNHGDTVKYPAAYEEVVAVGAVDDKNKIASWSNTGKQLDVVAPGVTIKSTYLNNGYAKMSGTSMAAAYTTGVLALLKEKNPDSTSEELKDLLIENSLDLGAAGFDNVYGFGLVQMP, from the coding sequence ATGCGTAGTTTGCTAGTAATGTTATTAACTATCAGTGTAGTAATCTATCCAGGTTCAGCTTTTTCAGCGGAAGAAGAGTTAATCAATATTGCGATTCTTGATACAGGTATTTCACAGCATGACGATTTAACTATACAAGAAGGGGTATCATTTCTAGAAGTTGAACCTACTTATAATGATAAAAATGGTCACGGCACTCATATCGCAGGCATTATACATACGATAGCTCCCAACACCGCCTTGTATCCTGTCAAAGTGTTGGACAAGGATAAAAAGGGAAAGGTGTCTTTTTTAATAAAAGGTATTGAATGGGCAATTGAAAATGAGATGGATATAGTAAGTATCAGCCTTACAACCTCTCAAAATAGTGAAAAGTTGCAAGATGCGATTCAAAAAGCTGCAGCAGCCGGAATCGTGCTTGTTGCTGCTGTCGGAAATCATGGCGACACTGTTAAGTACCCGGCGGCTTACGAAGAAGTGGTAGCTGTTGGGGCCGTTGATGATAAAAATAAAATAGCATCATGGTCAAATACAGGAAAACAGCTAGATGTGGTAGCACCTGGTGTGACCATTAAAAGTACATACTTAAATAATGGATATGCTAAAATGAGCGGAACATCAATGGCAGCGGCTTATACTACCGGTGTACTAGCCTTATTAAAAGAAAAAAATCCAGATTCTACGTCGGAAGAATTAAAAGATTTACTAATAGAAAATAGTCTAGACTTAGGTGCCGCTGGTTTTGATAATGTCTATGGGTTCGGTCTCGTACAAATGCCATAA
- a CDS encoding bifunctional homocysteine S-methyltransferase/methylenetetrahydrofolate reductase: MGFLEDLQSRILIGDGAMGTLLYSHGISSCFEERNLTNPDEVQRIHEAYINAGANVIQTNTYGASYHKLARYGLEDKVYAINQTAVQLANAARANHDQDDTAHPLYVLGTIGGLRTLNKNAINIEEIKRCVLQQLNALTSEPLDGILLETYYDWEEITTVLKLIRKQTDLPIVANISLHEPGTLQNGLHVADALDQLTHLGANVVGLNCRLGPYYMIKSFEEVPLPTQPHTYLSVYPNASLPDYKDGQLVYETNEDYFAKSAIQLRAQGARLIGGCCGTTPKHIAALAQALHDLPPIQTKNTKPRRIEIAVVEPIKTQQQPPLHEKAKTSKSIIVELDPPKKLNSTHKFMQGAKALQQAGVDAITLADNSLASPRISNVAMATKLKQELNVNPLVHITCRDRNLIGLQSHIMGLHTLGITEVLAVTGDPSKIGDFPGATSVYDVSSFDLISLIKQFNEGLSYSGKPLGEKTNFSVAAAFNPNVRYLDKAVQRLEKKIECGADYFITQPLYSETQIAQVHEATKHLDTPIYIGIMPLTSSRNAEFIHHEVPGITLSDSIRAQMAAADDAEQEGIAIAKSLIDTAYEYFKGIYLITPFLKYNMTVELTNYIHQKKEASIRG, encoded by the coding sequence ATGGGGTTTCTTGAAGATTTGCAGTCTAGAATTTTAATTGGGGACGGTGCGATGGGAACTCTTCTCTACTCTCACGGAATTAGTTCTTGTTTTGAAGAGCGAAATCTCACGAATCCAGACGAGGTGCAACGCATCCATGAGGCTTACATCAACGCGGGCGCCAATGTCATTCAAACGAATACATACGGTGCGAGCTATCACAAGCTTGCTCGCTACGGGCTCGAAGACAAGGTGTATGCCATCAACCAAACAGCGGTCCAGCTTGCAAACGCCGCGCGTGCCAACCATGACCAAGACGACACCGCACACCCACTCTACGTCCTTGGCACCATTGGCGGCCTTCGTACGCTAAACAAAAACGCTATTAATATAGAAGAAATTAAACGATGCGTGCTTCAGCAGCTGAACGCTCTGACGTCCGAGCCGCTCGACGGGATTTTACTAGAAACATATTATGACTGGGAAGAAATCACGACCGTTCTTAAGCTTATTCGCAAGCAAACCGACCTGCCAATTGTCGCGAACATCTCTTTGCACGAGCCCGGCACGCTGCAAAACGGGTTGCACGTCGCGGACGCTCTCGACCAACTCACTCACCTGGGTGCGAACGTGGTCGGACTGAACTGCCGACTCGGCCCATATTATATGATCAAATCTTTTGAGGAGGTTCCACTGCCGACTCAGCCTCACACATACTTATCTGTCTATCCGAATGCGAGTTTACCAGATTACAAGGATGGCCAGCTCGTTTACGAAACGAACGAAGATTATTTTGCTAAAAGTGCGATCCAGCTGCGTGCGCAAGGTGCACGACTGATCGGAGGCTGCTGCGGAACGACACCAAAGCATATCGCGGCATTAGCGCAAGCGCTACACGACCTGCCACCAATCCAAACAAAGAACACCAAACCGCGTCGTATCGAAATTGCAGTCGTAGAACCTATTAAAACCCAACAGCAACCACCCTTACACGAAAAAGCCAAAACATCAAAATCTATAATCGTGGAACTCGATCCACCAAAAAAACTGAACTCAACACATAAATTCATGCAAGGTGCTAAAGCCCTCCAACAAGCAGGCGTCGACGCCATCACACTTGCAGATAACTCACTCGCGTCACCGCGCATTAGCAACGTCGCGATGGCGACCAAGCTAAAACAAGAACTAAACGTCAATCCGCTCGTGCACATTACGTGTCGAGATCGAAATCTTATAGGCTTGCAATCTCACATTATGGGACTGCACACGCTTGGCATCACCGAAGTCCTTGCTGTGACAGGCGATCCGTCAAAGATTGGAGACTTCCCGGGCGCAACATCTGTCTACGACGTATCGTCCTTTGACCTGATTTCGCTCATCAAACAGTTCAACGAAGGACTTTCCTACTCCGGGAAACCACTCGGTGAAAAAACGAACTTTAGTGTCGCGGCCGCTTTCAATCCGAACGTGCGCTATCTCGATAAAGCCGTCCAACGGCTCGAGAAAAAAATCGAATGTGGAGCGGACTATTTCATCACACAGCCGCTTTACAGCGAAACGCAAATCGCTCAAGTTCATGAAGCGACGAAACATCTCGACACACCGATTTACATTGGCATCATGCCACTCACAAGTAGTCGTAACGCTGAATTCATCCATCATGAGGTGCCTGGCATCACACTATCAGACAGCATCAGAGCGCAAATGGCAGCCGCGGACGACGCCGAGCAAGAAGGCATCGCCATTGCGAAGTCGCTTATCGACACAGCATACGAATACTTCAAAGGCATTTACTTAATCACGCCGTTTCTGAAATATAACATGACAGTTGAACTAACAAACTATATCCATCAGAAAAAGGAGGCGAGCATACGTGGGTGA
- a CDS encoding aldo/keto reductase → MDVSALGLGCWQFSKGTGAVGRFWSTLSQDDIQKIIQTTVQGGINWFDTAEVYGKGQSEEALADALIKLGEEVEHTYIATKWWPLLRTASSITKTIDDRIAALKNHTIDLYQVHQPFSFSSVKAEMDAMAELVKANKVRHIGVSNFTANKMREADQQLQKHGLRLASNQVKYSLLDRRIETNGTLDAAKELGITIIAYSPLEQGILTGKFHRNPELIKNISGPRKYMSYLKPKGLEKSKPLIDLLFELAEEYGATPSQIALNWMINFHGETVVAIPGASKVKHAEENVGTLQFNLLDEHMNMIDKVSKKITQQ, encoded by the coding sequence ATGGATGTGTCGGCACTAGGATTAGGTTGCTGGCAGTTTAGTAAAGGAACTGGGGCGGTTGGTCGGTTTTGGTCAACTTTGTCACAGGATGATATTCAAAAAATCATTCAAACGACGGTCCAAGGTGGGATTAACTGGTTTGATACGGCTGAGGTGTATGGAAAAGGTCAATCGGAGGAGGCGCTAGCAGACGCACTCATCAAACTAGGAGAAGAAGTGGAACATACATACATTGCCACGAAATGGTGGCCGCTGCTCCGGACAGCGTCATCCATTACGAAAACAATTGATGATCGAATTGCTGCACTCAAGAATCATACGATCGACTTGTATCAAGTGCATCAACCTTTTTCTTTTTCAAGTGTAAAAGCAGAGATGGATGCAATGGCCGAGTTAGTAAAAGCAAATAAAGTCCGTCACATCGGAGTCAGTAACTTTACCGCCAATAAAATGCGAGAAGCGGACCAGCAATTACAAAAACATGGTCTCAGACTCGCATCGAACCAAGTGAAATACAGCTTGCTAGACAGACGAATCGAAACTAATGGTACTCTTGATGCTGCCAAAGAACTCGGCATTACAATTATTGCGTATTCACCATTAGAACAAGGTATCTTAACCGGGAAGTTCCATCGAAATCCAGAATTAATCAAGAACATATCAGGACCACGTAAATATATGTCCTATTTGAAACCAAAAGGTCTTGAAAAATCAAAGCCACTCATCGATCTTCTGTTTGAGTTAGCAGAAGAATACGGAGCGACACCAAGTCAAATTGCTTTGAATTGGATGATTAACTTCCATGGAGAAACTGTTGTTGCGATCCCAGGTGCATCTAAAGTAAAGCATGCAGAGGAAAATGTCGGGACGTTACAATTCAATCTATTGGATGAACATATGAACATGATTGACAAAGTCTCCAAAAAAATCACACAGCAATAA
- the nfsA gene encoding oxygen-insensitive NADPH nitroreductase — protein MNDTIQTILSHVSVRKFEDKLLSQEQIQTIVKAAQAASTSSFVQAYTIVGVTDRIKKEKLAEIAGGQSYVADNGHFFVFCADLHRHELAADIEGGANISETLESTEKFMVATIDAALAAQNASVAAESMGLGICYIGGIRNNLPEVVKLLDTPNKVVPLFGLAVGYPAEKQATKPRLQFEHIYHENTYQDDSASKTQLHAYNKTISAYYHDRTNGRRADSWTEQIAKMMSKPVRMYMKDFLNKIGIPLK, from the coding sequence ATGAATGACACAATACAAACAATTCTTTCACATGTTTCTGTACGAAAGTTCGAGGATAAATTACTAAGCCAAGAGCAAATTCAAACAATCGTAAAAGCCGCACAAGCTGCATCGACGTCTAGTTTCGTGCAGGCGTATACCATCGTTGGGGTAACAGATCGCATCAAAAAGGAAAAGTTGGCTGAGATAGCCGGCGGGCAATCTTACGTCGCAGATAACGGGCATTTCTTCGTGTTCTGTGCTGATTTACATCGTCACGAACTAGCGGCGGATATCGAAGGCGGTGCCAACATCTCTGAAACATTGGAGTCTACTGAAAAATTCATGGTTGCGACAATTGATGCCGCACTCGCAGCACAAAATGCGTCGGTAGCAGCAGAATCGATGGGACTAGGCATTTGTTACATTGGGGGCATTCGCAATAACTTACCAGAGGTCGTCAAACTACTCGACACGCCGAACAAGGTCGTTCCTTTATTCGGATTAGCTGTTGGCTATCCTGCTGAAAAACAAGCAACAAAGCCACGTTTACAATTCGAGCACATATACCATGAAAATACATATCAAGATGATAGTGCGTCTAAAACACAACTACATGCATACAATAAAACGATATCAGCCTACTATCATGATCGTACAAACGGGAGACGTGCCGACAGCTGGACAGAACAAATCGCTAAGATGATGAGCAAGCCAGTCCGCATGTATATGAAGGATTTCCTTAACAAAATCGGTATCCCACTAAAGTAA